The Salinibaculum sp. SYNS191 genome has a window encoding:
- a CDS encoding aspartate kinase, with amino-acid sequence MRIVAKFGGTSVANGDRINRAANSIASAVEDGHEVAVVVSAMGGTTDHLLDEMKFDASEVDRAEIVSMGERTSVRMLKGALQARGIDAEFLEPGRPEWPIITDEYGEVDVEETTSRAQDCAESMASGKVPVITGFLAQDHDGTITTLGRGGSDTTAVMLGNYMDADEVVIVTDVEGVMTGDPNVVEGARNVGEITVDELRNLSFRGAEVVAPSALRYKSGDLSVRVVHYQHGDLLTGGTSIEGEFENLIALHERELVCLTAAGRAIRNQPGILSQLSTALADAEINVETVSSGMDSISFYVDRKYAEEAETLLHDEVVADETLSSVTEEAGIAAIRVTGGELQSQEAAVKQLIDPLAEEHIYLHDVITSATSVSLFVPWDQREDVLELIQHVV; translated from the coding sequence ATGCGTATAGTCGCCAAGTTCGGCGGGACGAGCGTCGCCAACGGCGACCGCATCAACCGCGCCGCCAACTCCATCGCCTCGGCCGTCGAGGACGGCCACGAGGTCGCGGTGGTCGTCAGCGCCATGGGGGGCACGACGGACCACCTGCTCGACGAGATGAAGTTCGACGCCAGCGAGGTGGACCGCGCCGAAATCGTCTCGATGGGCGAGCGCACCTCCGTCCGGATGCTCAAGGGGGCACTGCAGGCCCGGGGCATCGACGCGGAGTTCCTCGAACCCGGCCGCCCGGAGTGGCCCATCATCACCGACGAGTACGGCGAGGTCGACGTCGAGGAGACCACCAGCCGCGCACAGGACTGTGCCGAGTCGATGGCCAGCGGGAAGGTCCCGGTTATCACCGGCTTCCTCGCCCAGGACCACGACGGCACCATCACGACGCTGGGCCGCGGCGGCAGCGACACGACGGCGGTCATGCTGGGCAACTACATGGACGCCGACGAGGTCGTCATCGTCACCGACGTCGAGGGCGTCATGACCGGCGACCCCAACGTCGTCGAGGGCGCGCGCAACGTCGGCGAGATCACCGTCGACGAACTCCGCAACCTCTCCTTCCGCGGCGCGGAGGTCGTCGCTCCGTCGGCGCTGCGGTACAAGTCCGGTGACCTCTCTGTCCGGGTCGTCCACTACCAGCACGGCGACCTGCTGACCGGCGGCACCTCTATCGAGGGCGAGTTCGAGAACCTCATCGCCCTGCACGAGCGGGAACTGGTCTGTCTCACCGCCGCCGGCCGTGCCATCCGGAACCAGCCGGGGATTCTCTCACAGCTGTCGACCGCCCTCGCGGACGCCGAAATCAACGTCGAGACGGTCTCCAGCGGCATGGACTCCATCTCCTTCTACGTCGACCGGAAGTACGCCGAGGAGGCCGAGACGCTGCTGCACGACGAGGTCGTCGCCGACGAGACCCTCTCCAGCGTCACCGAGGAGGCCGGCATCGCGGCCATCCGCGTCACCGGCGGGGAACTCCAGAGCCAGGAGGCGGCGGTCAAACAGCTCATCGACCCGCTGGCAGAGGAGCACATCTACCTCCACGACGTCATCACAAGCGCCACCTCCGTCTCACTGTTCGTCCCCTGGGACCAGCGCGAGGACGTCCTCGAGCTCATCCAGCACGTCGTCTAG
- a CDS encoding metallophosphoesterase family protein, translating to MKVGLVSDIHGNRVALDAVVEDMPPIDALLCAGDVVGYNPWPAECVEWVREEGVPTVMGNHDRAVAGGDTFSFNSQAGAGVRYARDHLDDEAIEWLAGLPDERRELDGRVKIVHGHPENPDRYTFPREFAPNLLGDEDVLVLGHTHVQHHAKFEEGVVVNPGSVGQPRDSDPRAAYAVLDLADLTVEEHRVEYDVDRVVSAVEDTDLPTEIGTRLLEGR from the coding sequence ATGAAGGTCGGTCTCGTCTCCGACATCCACGGGAACAGGGTCGCGCTGGACGCCGTCGTCGAGGACATGCCCCCCATCGACGCGCTGCTGTGTGCCGGCGACGTCGTCGGCTACAACCCCTGGCCGGCCGAGTGCGTCGAGTGGGTCCGCGAGGAGGGCGTGCCGACGGTGATGGGCAACCACGACCGGGCGGTCGCCGGCGGCGACACCTTCTCGTTCAACAGCCAGGCCGGTGCGGGCGTCCGCTACGCCCGCGACCACCTCGACGACGAGGCCATCGAGTGGCTGGCTGGCCTCCCCGACGAGCGCCGCGAACTGGACGGCCGGGTCAAAATCGTCCACGGCCACCCGGAGAATCCCGACCGCTACACCTTCCCGCGGGAGTTCGCGCCGAACCTGCTCGGCGACGAGGACGTGCTCGTGCTCGGTCACACCCACGTCCAGCACCACGCGAAATTCGAGGAGGGCGTCGTCGTCAACCCCGGCAGCGTCGGCCAGCCACGCGACAGCGACCCGCGGGCGGCCTACGCCGTGCTGGACCTGGCGGACCTGACCGTCGAGGAACACCGCGTGGAGTACGACGTCGACCGCGTCGTCTCGGCTGTCGAGGACACCGACCTGCCGACAGAAATCGGGACCAGACTGTTAGAGGGTCGCTAG